Proteins from a single region of Stutzerimonas stutzeri:
- the mqo gene encoding malate dehydrogenase (quinone), with amino-acid sequence MTQHDSEAVDMVLVGAGIMSATLAVLLKELDPNIKLEIVELQESGAIESSNPWNNAGTGHAGLCELNYTPDSKDGAIDIKKAVLINTQFEVSKQFWAYLADREGFGSPRDFINPVPHLSFVRGSKNIDYLKRRFEALKTHHAFADMVYTEDRATLAEWMPLMMPGRAADEPIAATRAMNGTDVNFGAVTSQMLSYLSRSGGVKLSYNQKVTGIDRTAGGWTVDIKNTRTGDSRQVQAGFVFLGAGGAALPLLQMSGVEEGKGFGGFPVSGQWLRCDNPEIVKQHQAKVYSLAAVGAPPMSVPHLDTRVVDGKKSLLFGPYAGFTTKFLKRGSFLDLPLSIRPGNIGPMLAVARDNMDLTRYLIKEVRQSMEDRLETLRGFYPEAKAEDWRLEVAGQRVQIIKKDPKKGGILQFGTELVAAKDGTIAALLGASPGASVTVSIMLDLLERCFPEQYRSQAWTSKLQEMFPAREATLQNDPVAYREISEMADKRLGLEYRAARPV; translated from the coding sequence ATGACGCAACACGATAGCGAAGCAGTGGATATGGTGCTGGTGGGAGCCGGCATCATGAGTGCGACCCTCGCGGTACTGCTCAAGGAACTCGATCCCAATATCAAGCTGGAAATCGTCGAGCTGCAGGAATCCGGAGCCATCGAAAGCTCCAACCCGTGGAACAACGCCGGCACCGGTCACGCCGGGCTCTGCGAGCTGAACTACACCCCGGACAGCAAAGACGGCGCGATCGATATCAAGAAGGCCGTGCTGATCAACACCCAGTTCGAGGTCTCCAAGCAGTTCTGGGCCTACCTTGCCGACCGTGAAGGCTTCGGCTCTCCCCGTGATTTCATCAATCCCGTGCCGCACCTGAGCTTCGTGCGCGGCAGCAAGAACATCGACTACCTCAAGCGTCGCTTCGAAGCGCTGAAGACCCACCACGCCTTCGCCGACATGGTTTATACCGAGGACCGTGCGACGCTGGCCGAGTGGATGCCGCTGATGATGCCGGGCCGCGCTGCGGACGAGCCGATCGCGGCGACTCGCGCCATGAATGGCACTGACGTCAACTTCGGCGCGGTGACCAGCCAGATGCTCAGCTATCTGTCGCGTAGCGGCGGAGTCAAACTGTCCTACAACCAGAAAGTTACCGGTATTGACCGCACGGCCGGTGGCTGGACGGTGGACATCAAGAACACCCGCACGGGGGATTCGCGCCAGGTACAGGCCGGCTTCGTTTTCCTCGGTGCCGGTGGTGCTGCGCTGCCGTTGCTGCAGATGTCCGGCGTCGAAGAGGGCAAGGGCTTCGGCGGGTTCCCTGTCAGCGGCCAGTGGCTGCGTTGTGACAACCCTGAGATCGTCAAGCAACATCAGGCCAAGGTCTACAGTCTGGCTGCAGTCGGTGCGCCGCCGATGTCGGTGCCGCATCTGGATACCCGCGTCGTCGACGGCAAGAAGTCGCTGCTGTTCGGGCCTTACGCCGGCTTCACCACCAAGTTCCTCAAGCGTGGTTCGTTCCTGGACCTGCCGCTGTCGATCCGTCCGGGCAACATCGGCCCGATGTTGGCTGTTGCTCGCGACAACATGGATCTTACCCGCTACCTGATCAAGGAAGTGCGGCAGTCCATGGAGGATCGCCTGGAGACGCTCCGTGGCTTCTACCCTGAGGCCAAGGCCGAGGATTGGCGTCTGGAGGTCGCAGGCCAGCGCGTGCAGATCATCAAGAAAGATCCGAAGAAAGGCGGCATCCTGCAATTCGGCACCGAGCTGGTCGCCGCGAAGGATGGCACCATCGCTGCGCTGCTAGGCGCTTCGCCTGGGGCCTCGGTGACTGTTTCGATCATGCTCGACCTGCTCGAGCGCTGCTTCCCCGAGCAGTACCGTTCGCAGGCGTGGACGAGCAAACTGCAGGAGATGTTCCCGGCGCGCGAAGCCACGCTGCAGAACGATCCAGTGGCTTACCGCGAGATCAGCGAAATGGCTGATAAGCGCTTGGGGCTGGAGTACCGAGCCGCTAGGCCGGTCTAG
- a CDS encoding PA4642 family protein, which translates to MRKDKKQVIGDEIADESIKLFLQPEPADDTPPSLHKLIKAYRGLRVDDFERFLGFFVAAGYDLGARDGKGHDFIDLVADQRQARPYIELIEAMRG; encoded by the coding sequence ATGCGTAAAGACAAGAAGCAGGTGATTGGCGACGAGATCGCAGATGAGTCGATCAAGCTGTTTCTTCAGCCTGAGCCGGCTGACGATACTCCCCCTTCGCTGCATAAGCTGATCAAGGCCTACCGTGGCCTTCGCGTCGATGATTTCGAGCGTTTTCTCGGCTTCTTCGTCGCTGCTGGCTACGATCTTGGCGCGCGGGATGGCAAGGGGCATGACTTTATCGACCTGGTCGCCGACCAGCGTCAGGCCAGGCCCTATATCGAATTGATCGAGGCCATGCGCGGCTGA
- the dauA gene encoding C4-dicarboxylic acid transporter DauA — protein sequence MKFPPLFAAWHQTLRLGYGARALRGDISAGLTVGIIAIPLAMALAIAVGVAPQHGLYTVLVAAPLIALTGGSRFNVSGPTAAFVVILLPITQQFGLGGLLLCTMLAGLILITLGLLRAGRLIAFIPYPVTLGFTAGIGIVIATLQIKDLFGLTLTEQPQHYVEQVGLLVRSLPGAHLGDALVAALCLAVLIIWPRWVPKVPGHLVALTVGALAGLLLESSGLSVATLGERFSYTLDGVTHPGIPPFLPDFAWPWLLPGPDGQPLQLSYELLRQLLAPAFAIAMLGAIESLLCAVVADGMTGSNHEPNAELIGQGLGNLVAPLFGGITATAAIARSATNVRAGAFSPLASIIHAGVVLVAILWLAPLFSYLPMAALAALLVMVAWNMSEAPHVVHVLRIAPRSDVLVLLTCLTLTVLFDMVLAVGVGLLLAAGLFIKRMSELTDTTALSREQRRILQDMPEHVATYAIRGPLFFGAAEKALGALRRFNPEVKVVIVDISAVPMLDMTALASLENVLVDYRRLGVTLILSGSNAQVRLKLRRAGIHRLQGHLLYVSNLSQAREKALRLLQAGPDEAPA from the coding sequence ATGAAGTTTCCCCCTTTATTTGCCGCATGGCATCAGACCTTGCGCCTGGGGTACGGAGCCCGCGCCCTACGCGGCGACATTAGCGCCGGGTTGACGGTGGGCATCATCGCCATTCCACTGGCCATGGCGCTGGCGATCGCCGTCGGTGTGGCACCACAACATGGCCTCTACACGGTACTGGTCGCTGCGCCACTGATCGCGCTGACCGGGGGGTCGCGCTTCAATGTGTCCGGGCCGACGGCGGCGTTCGTGGTGATCCTGCTGCCGATTACCCAGCAGTTCGGTCTCGGCGGTCTGCTGCTGTGCACCATGCTCGCCGGTCTGATCCTGATCACCCTTGGCCTGCTGCGCGCCGGCCGTCTGATCGCCTTCATCCCCTACCCCGTCACACTGGGATTCACCGCAGGTATCGGCATCGTCATCGCCACCCTGCAGATCAAGGACCTGTTCGGTCTCACCCTTACCGAACAGCCGCAGCACTACGTCGAGCAAGTCGGCCTGCTGGTCCGCTCGCTGCCAGGCGCACACCTTGGCGATGCTCTGGTGGCTGCACTTTGCCTGGCAGTGCTGATCATCTGGCCGCGCTGGGTACCGAAAGTACCGGGGCATCTGGTGGCGTTGACGGTAGGCGCATTGGCTGGCTTGCTGTTGGAGTCGTCCGGATTATCCGTGGCGACACTGGGAGAGCGCTTCAGTTACACGCTGGACGGGGTCACCCATCCGGGTATTCCACCATTTCTGCCCGACTTCGCCTGGCCATGGCTGTTGCCTGGCCCGGACGGCCAGCCGCTGCAACTGAGTTACGAGCTATTGCGCCAACTGCTTGCCCCGGCATTTGCGATCGCCATGCTCGGGGCCATCGAATCACTACTCTGCGCAGTAGTTGCCGACGGCATGACCGGCAGCAACCACGAGCCCAACGCCGAGCTGATCGGTCAAGGCTTGGGCAATCTGGTCGCCCCACTGTTCGGAGGCATTACCGCGACTGCCGCCATCGCCCGCAGCGCTACCAACGTTCGAGCCGGTGCCTTCTCGCCGCTGGCATCGATCATCCACGCCGGCGTGGTGCTGGTGGCAATACTCTGGTTGGCGCCGCTGTTCAGTTATCTGCCAATGGCGGCGCTGGCTGCGTTGCTGGTAATGGTGGCCTGGAACATGAGCGAGGCCCCGCACGTGGTGCACGTGTTGCGTATCGCTCCGCGCAGCGATGTGCTGGTGCTGCTGACCTGCCTGACACTTACCGTGCTGTTCGACATGGTGCTGGCCGTCGGCGTCGGGCTGTTATTGGCGGCCGGATTGTTCATCAAACGCATGAGCGAGCTGACCGACACCACCGCGCTCTCCCGTGAGCAGCGTCGAATCCTTCAGGACATGCCCGAGCACGTCGCCACGTACGCAATCCGCGGACCGCTGTTCTTCGGCGCAGCAGAAAAGGCGCTGGGCGCCCTGCGGCGCTTCAACCCCGAGGTCAAGGTGGTGATCGTCGATATCAGCGCGGTACCGATGCTGGACATGACTGCACTGGCATCGCTGGAGAACGTGCTGGTGGATTACCGTCGGTTAGGGGTCACGCTGATACTCAGTGGCAGCAATGCCCAGGTCCGCCTGAAGCTGCGCCGTGCCGGCATCCACAGGTTGCAAGGCCACCTGCTCTACGTTAGCAATCTGAGTCAGGCCCGAGAAAAAGCACTGCGCCTGCTGCAGGCTGGGCCAGACGAGGCCCCGGCCTGA
- a CDS encoding SDR family oxidoreductase — MTDAIRFEDKVVIVTGAGGGLGRAHALLFARHGAKVVVNDLGGSAQGEGANSSAADRVVEEIRQAGGTAVANHDSVTDGDRIVQQALDSFGRIDVVVNNAGILRDKTFHKMEDADWDLVYRVHVEGAYKVTRAAWPHMREQNYGRVIFTASTSGIYGNFGQANYGMAKLGLYGLTRTLALEGRKNNVLVNAIAPTGATRMTEGLIPPQVFEQLKPELVSPLVVYLASEQCQETSGLFEVGGGWMGKVRWERSLGSGFDPKAGFDAEDVAAQWQQICNFENAAHPADNMEALKEMMANLQKHAG; from the coding sequence ATGACTGATGCCATCCGCTTCGAAGACAAGGTAGTGATTGTGACCGGCGCCGGTGGTGGGCTCGGGAGAGCCCATGCGCTGCTGTTCGCTCGTCACGGTGCAAAGGTCGTGGTCAACGACCTGGGCGGCAGTGCCCAGGGCGAAGGCGCCAACAGTTCCGCTGCCGATCGCGTGGTGGAGGAAATTCGCCAGGCGGGCGGTACCGCCGTAGCCAATCATGATTCGGTTACCGATGGCGATCGGATCGTGCAGCAGGCCCTTGATTCCTTCGGTCGCATCGACGTAGTGGTGAACAATGCCGGCATTCTGCGCGACAAGACCTTCCACAAGATGGAGGACGCCGACTGGGATCTGGTCTATCGCGTGCACGTCGAGGGCGCTTACAAGGTCACCCGTGCAGCCTGGCCGCATATGCGTGAGCAGAATTATGGGCGAGTGATCTTTACCGCTTCGACGTCTGGCATCTATGGCAATTTCGGCCAGGCGAACTACGGCATGGCCAAGCTCGGTCTGTATGGGCTGACTCGCACGCTCGCACTGGAAGGGCGCAAGAACAATGTGCTGGTCAATGCCATCGCGCCAACCGGCGCTACCCGGATGACTGAAGGGCTGATCCCGCCGCAGGTGTTCGAGCAGCTCAAGCCGGAGCTGGTGAGTCCGCTGGTGGTTTATCTGGCCAGCGAGCAATGTCAGGAGACCTCAGGTCTCTTCGAGGTTGGCGGCGGCTGGATGGGCAAGGTGCGCTGGGAGCGCAGCCTTGGCTCGGGCTTCGATCCGAAGGCCGGCTTCGATGCCGAAGACGTCGCCGCGCAGTGGCAACAGATCTGCAATTTCGAAAATGCCGCGCACCCAGCCGATAACATGGAGGCGTTGAAGGAAATGATGGCCAACCTGCAAAAGCATGCCGGCTGA
- a CDS encoding TIGR00730 family Rossman fold protein, with product MTLRSICVFCGASRGSNPIYEQAAQDLGRTLAANDIRLIYGGGAVGLMGVVADATMAAGGEVIGIIPQSLKDAEVGHTGLTRLEVVDGMHARKARMAELADAFIALPGGLGTLEELFEVWTWGQLGYHPKPLGLLDVNHFYSKLSHFLDHLVEEGFVRAQHREMLQRSDQPQALITLLDAWQPPTHSRWAKSVPQ from the coding sequence ATGACCCTGCGTTCCATTTGCGTTTTCTGCGGCGCCAGCCGCGGCTCAAACCCCATTTATGAACAAGCGGCACAGGATCTGGGCCGAACGCTGGCCGCAAACGATATTCGGCTGATCTACGGCGGCGGTGCAGTCGGGTTGATGGGTGTGGTTGCTGACGCCACCATGGCCGCCGGCGGCGAGGTTATTGGCATCATTCCACAAAGCCTGAAAGATGCCGAGGTTGGTCATACCGGGCTTACCCGCCTGGAGGTCGTCGACGGCATGCACGCGCGCAAGGCGCGCATGGCAGAGCTGGCGGATGCTTTTATTGCGCTGCCTGGCGGGCTGGGAACGCTTGAAGAACTCTTCGAAGTCTGGACCTGGGGCCAACTCGGCTACCACCCCAAGCCGCTTGGACTGCTGGACGTCAATCACTTCTACAGCAAGCTCAGTCACTTCCTCGATCACCTGGTCGAAGAAGGCTTTGTACGTGCGCAGCATCGCGAAATGCTGCAACGCAGCGACCAGCCCCAAGCGCTCATAACGCTACTCGACGCCTGGCAGCCACCGACGCACAGTCGCTGGGCCAAGAGCGTGCCACAGTGA
- a CDS encoding ISL3 family transposase — MHPIDLASFWPGYDAVACRSSANNSLLIELEPQAGSVPKCGRCGQLSPLIHERRIRLVRDRDLFDQRVLLQLPVRRVDCLNCGRVTERIDWLEPASRLTRRLQVWLESLLRLLPISHVSQLTGLHWHTLKTLDKRRLQAEVGTFYSSGVRRLVMDEFALHKGHRYATVIMDAERTRVLWVGHGNSREAIRPFFELLGEHCQQIEAVAMDMNTAFDLEVKKHCPQAEVVYDLFHVVARYGRDVIDRIRVDQANLLREDKPARKAVKQSRWLLLRNRDNLKDGQAVQLQELLAANQPLATVYVLKDALKDVWYAPSVREGWRRWRTWLRHARESDLAPLQRFARNLRKYARGILASAHFHMHTSVLEGVNNRIKVIKRMAYGFRDSEYFFLKIKAAFPGKAR; from the coding sequence GTGCATCCTATTGATCTTGCCTCGTTCTGGCCAGGCTATGACGCCGTTGCCTGCCGTTCATCCGCCAACAACTCCCTTCTGATTGAGCTCGAGCCTCAAGCCGGTTCAGTGCCCAAGTGCGGGCGTTGTGGTCAGCTCAGTCCGTTGATTCACGAGCGCCGAATTCGTCTGGTGCGCGATCGTGATCTGTTCGATCAGCGCGTCTTGCTTCAACTACCCGTGCGCCGAGTCGATTGCCTGAACTGTGGTCGGGTGACCGAGCGGATCGACTGGCTGGAGCCTGCATCTCGCCTGACCCGGCGGTTACAGGTCTGGCTCGAAAGCTTGCTGCGGCTGCTGCCGATCAGCCACGTCAGCCAGCTCACCGGCCTGCACTGGCACACCCTCAAGACGCTCGACAAGCGCCGCCTGCAAGCCGAGGTAGGCACCTTCTATTCAAGCGGTGTCCGCCGCCTGGTGATGGACGAGTTCGCCCTGCACAAGGGGCATCGCTATGCCACGGTCATCATGGACGCCGAGCGAACACGGGTGCTGTGGGTCGGCCACGGCAACAGCCGTGAGGCGATCCGCCCGTTCTTTGAATTGCTCGGCGAGCACTGCCAGCAGATTGAGGCGGTGGCCATGGACATGAACACGGCTTTCGACCTGGAGGTGAAGAAGCATTGCCCGCAGGCCGAAGTGGTGTACGACCTGTTTCACGTCGTCGCGCGCTACGGTCGGGATGTGATCGACCGAATCCGGGTCGACCAGGCCAACCTTCTGCGCGAAGACAAGCCGGCACGAAAGGCGGTCAAGCAGAGTCGTTGGCTGCTGCTGCGCAACCGCGACAACCTGAAGGACGGACAGGCCGTGCAGTTACAGGAGCTGCTTGCTGCCAACCAGCCGTTGGCTACGGTCTATGTGCTCAAGGATGCGCTGAAGGATGTTTGGTACGCCCCCAGCGTACGAGAGGGTTGGCGACGCTGGCGAACCTGGCTGCGACATGCTCGCGAGAGCGACCTCGCGCCGCTGCAACGCTTCGCTCGCAACCTGCGCAAATACGCGCGAGGCATCCTTGCCAGTGCTCACTTCCACATGCATACCAGCGTCCTTGAGGGTGTTAACAACCGCATCAAGGTAATCAAGCGCATGGCCTATGGATTCCGGGACTCGGAGTACTTCTTCCTGAAAATCAAGGCCGCCTTCCCCGGGAAAGCGCGATGA
- a CDS encoding DUF2726 domain-containing protein, which yields MLQRTVGEQYLILPKVSVADVVEVTAIPRRAYWYQATNRIAAARFDFVLCDKNDLTPICVVNLDEPETDQDFIDQLCETVGLPQVNLTPAAARSYTDVREAIESALRP from the coding sequence ATGCTGCAGCGTACTGTCGGCGAGCAATACCTGATACTGCCGAAGGTTAGCGTCGCAGATGTAGTGGAGGTCACCGCCATCCCCCGTCGGGCCTACTGGTATCAAGCCACCAACCGCATTGCTGCCGCTCGCTTCGATTTCGTGCTGTGCGACAAGAATGATCTGACTCCGATCTGCGTCGTCAACCTGGATGAGCCAGAAACCGACCAGGATTTCATCGACCAGCTGTGCGAGACCGTTGGACTACCGCAGGTTAACTTGACGCCAGCAGCGGCGCGGTCCTACACGGATGTCCGTGAAGCCATCGAGTCTGCACTTCGTCCCTGA
- a CDS encoding SgcJ/EcaC family oxidoreductase encodes MKYALPLLLSLAPFAVLADNQTCHKADETQVAALFDRWNTDVQSGDPHRVVENYAPDSLLLPTVSNTPRQTPEAKLDYFEHFLELKPKGEIVSRMIMIDCTSALDTGVYNFQLGDGSSVPARYTFTYKWFDDAKQWLITSHHSSAMPEQTAAQQLPQIED; translated from the coding sequence ATGAAATACGCCCTCCCCCTATTACTTTCTCTCGCCCCATTCGCCGTGTTGGCGGACAACCAGACTTGCCATAAGGCCGATGAAACCCAGGTCGCCGCCCTGTTCGACCGCTGGAACACTGATGTCCAATCCGGCGATCCACATCGAGTAGTGGAAAATTATGCGCCGGACTCGCTGCTGCTACCGACGGTATCCAATACGCCCCGGCAGACCCCGGAAGCCAAACTGGACTATTTCGAACACTTTCTCGAGCTCAAGCCGAAAGGCGAAATCGTCTCGCGGATGATCATGATCGACTGCACCAGTGCGCTCGATACCGGCGTCTACAACTTTCAACTTGGCGATGGCAGCAGCGTCCCGGCCCGTTACACCTTCACCTACAAGTGGTTCGATGACGCCAAGCAATGGCTGATCACCAGCCATCACTCATCGGCGATGCCAGAACAGACCGCTGCGCAGCAGCTGCCACAAATAGAGGACTGA
- a CDS encoding DUF5924 family protein — translation MPLKPLLLRLFELASRLIRRYPGTVALFGFISGVASFVLVERHAGLAKVVALVMLVSWLWLVLESSLRRVLHRWFGWQVPPPLLRYATQMVHQETLFFIIPFFFITTTWNSGQAVFTGLLGAAALVSLIDPLYYKWLAPRRWVYLGFHALTLFAVLLTALPIIFHLSTPQSYQLALAVAVVLALPSLSGLFPHWSWRTVPGIVLLAVALGAAGWLGRTWVPPATLWLTDVAVTMSLDDRQRKPGKGLRKLSSTELTTNGLYAYTAINAPRGLKERIYHEWTHNGRRVDRIALDISGGREAGYRAWTHKRNFPAEPAGRWRVRVVTEAGQMIGMLRFEVTD, via the coding sequence ATGCCTCTCAAACCCTTGCTGTTGCGCCTGTTCGAACTGGCCAGTCGGCTGATCCGCCGCTACCCGGGCACGGTCGCGTTATTCGGGTTCATTTCAGGCGTGGCCAGCTTCGTATTGGTGGAGCGCCATGCCGGCCTGGCCAAAGTGGTGGCGCTTGTCATGCTGGTCAGCTGGCTCTGGCTGGTGCTCGAATCCAGTCTGCGCCGCGTCCTGCATCGCTGGTTCGGCTGGCAGGTGCCACCGCCATTGCTGCGCTACGCCACCCAGATGGTGCATCAGGAGACCCTGTTCTTCATCATTCCGTTCTTCTTCATCACCACCACCTGGAACAGCGGCCAAGCCGTGTTTACTGGGTTGCTTGGCGCGGCCGCGCTGGTTTCGCTGATCGATCCGCTGTACTACAAATGGCTGGCGCCAAGGCGTTGGGTCTACCTCGGCTTCCACGCGCTGACATTGTTTGCCGTACTGCTGACCGCACTACCGATCATCTTTCATCTTTCCACGCCCCAGAGCTATCAGCTGGCTCTCGCGGTCGCGGTAGTGCTGGCGCTGCCGAGTCTAAGCGGTCTGTTTCCCCACTGGAGCTGGCGCACCGTGCCGGGCATCGTTTTGTTGGCCGTGGCGCTGGGTGCAGCTGGCTGGCTGGGCCGAACCTGGGTGCCCCCGGCAACGCTATGGCTGACCGACGTCGCAGTCACCATGAGTCTCGATGACCGCCAGCGCAAACCGGGCAAGGGGCTGCGAAAGCTGAGCAGCACCGAGCTGACCACTAACGGGCTATATGCATACACTGCGATCAACGCGCCTCGCGGCCTGAAGGAACGGATCTACCACGAGTGGACGCACAACGGCCGGCGCGTTGACCGCATCGCCCTAGACATCAGCGGCGGTCGCGAAGCCGGTTATCGCGCCTGGACCCACAAACGCAACTTTCCAGCCGAACCCGCCGGACGCTGGCGAGTGCGAGTCGTCACTGAGGCTGGTCAGATGATCGGCATGCTACGTTTCGAGGTGACTGACTAG
- a CDS encoding MgtC/SapB family protein — MEWWAIISSTVASEFSDITDLEDATRVSSRLLIASILGGMLGYERERKRKAAGLRTHMLVALGAALFVLVPVQAGMTHEDISRVIQGLVTGIGFLGAGTILKGSSAEDVKGLTTAAGIWLTAAIGVAVGLGHEATAVLSTLLALAIFVLVPRLERHSALQTARKRRHRADRS; from the coding sequence ATGGAATGGTGGGCAATCATCTCCAGCACAGTTGCTTCGGAGTTCTCCGACATTACCGATCTGGAAGATGCGACAAGGGTCAGCAGCCGGCTGCTGATCGCTTCGATCCTGGGCGGGATGCTCGGCTATGAGCGCGAACGCAAACGCAAAGCCGCCGGCCTGCGCACCCATATGCTGGTAGCCCTCGGCGCAGCGCTTTTCGTGCTGGTACCGGTCCAGGCAGGCATGACCCATGAGGACATTTCCAGGGTAATTCAGGGCCTGGTGACTGGTATCGGCTTTCTTGGTGCTGGGACTATCCTCAAGGGTAGCTCCGCGGAGGACGTCAAAGGCCTAACTACCGCAGCCGGTATCTGGCTCACTGCCGCAATCGGTGTAGCGGTCGGCCTAGGGCATGAGGCTACAGCCGTGCTGAGCACTCTTCTGGCCCTGGCGATCTTCGTGCTGGTGCCGCGCCTGGAACGGCACTCCGCACTACAGACCGCTCGTAAGCGCCGCCATCGGGCAGATCGTTCATAA
- the osmE gene encoding osmotically-inducible lipoprotein OsmE, which yields MFKHAIYAIAPVVLLAGCSGNVQNPVDRITFRDQPLVRDVETGMSLERVLTIGGEPSKASARGAAPGLCHDYILNHDGKQQPYYVSFDASGRVDGQGFLTCKQLDENQRNLR from the coding sequence ATGTTCAAGCACGCCATCTATGCCATCGCCCCAGTGGTACTGCTCGCCGGTTGCTCGGGCAATGTGCAGAACCCTGTCGACCGAATCACCTTCCGCGATCAACCACTGGTACGTGATGTGGAAACCGGCATGTCCCTGGAACGGGTACTGACTATCGGCGGCGAGCCTTCCAAGGCCAGCGCAAGAGGGGCGGCACCTGGGCTTTGCCACGACTACATTCTCAATCATGACGGCAAGCAGCAGCCTTACTACGTCAGCTTTGACGCCTCCGGGCGGGTCGACGGCCAAGGGTTCCTCACGTGCAAGCAGCTGGACGAAAACCAGCGCAATCTACGCTGA
- a CDS encoding Rho termination factor N-terminal domain-containing protein — protein MPRGDKAEYSEQQRRKAEHIEESYEQRGVPEKEAEARAWATINKQSGGGERKGGSGTSKSQTAKRAERKDSAHRAAATRQGRSPNKGSAQNSKSSSTALADMTREELMQKARERDIRGRSSMRKDELLQALS, from the coding sequence ATGCCCCGCGGGGACAAAGCCGAATACAGCGAACAGCAACGGCGAAAGGCTGAGCATATCGAGGAGAGCTACGAACAACGCGGTGTGCCCGAGAAAGAGGCTGAAGCGCGTGCCTGGGCAACCATCAATAAGCAATCCGGTGGCGGCGAGCGCAAGGGCGGATCAGGCACGAGCAAAAGCCAGACGGCCAAGCGCGCCGAACGAAAGGACTCGGCCCATCGGGCGGCCGCCACACGACAAGGTAGATCACCCAACAAGGGCTCAGCGCAAAATTCGAAGTCCTCGAGTACGGCACTTGCCGACATGACGCGCGAGGAACTCATGCAGAAGGCCCGCGAACGTGATATTCGCGGCCGCTCTAGCATGCGCAAGGACGAACTGCTGCAAGCGCTTAGCTAA
- a CDS encoding ferritin-like domain-containing protein, whose translation MSYVQLSDKQSLRERARQHVEKGAVTESYSADREVVINLLNEALATELVCYLRYKRHYYMATGLKSGAAADEFLEHANEEQQHADRLAERIVQLGGEPDFNPDSLTERAHAQYTEGNGLRDMVFENLVAERIAIDSYREIVQYIGDKDPTTRRIFEDILAQEEEHADDLAGLLDGMN comes from the coding sequence ATGAGCTACGTACAATTAAGCGATAAGCAGAGCCTACGCGAGCGGGCTCGCCAACACGTCGAGAAAGGCGCCGTTACCGAGAGCTATTCGGCTGATCGCGAGGTAGTGATCAACCTGCTGAACGAAGCGCTGGCAACCGAGCTGGTTTGCTACCTGCGCTACAAGCGCCATTACTACATGGCTACCGGGCTGAAGTCCGGCGCCGCCGCTGACGAATTTCTCGAGCATGCCAACGAAGAACAGCAGCATGCCGACCGCCTCGCCGAGCGCATCGTGCAGCTAGGCGGTGAGCCGGATTTCAACCCGGACAGCCTGACCGAGCGCGCTCACGCGCAGTACACCGAAGGCAACGGGCTGCGCGACATGGTCTTTGAGAACCTGGTGGCCGAGCGCATCGCTATCGACAGTTATCGCGAAATCGTCCAGTACATCGGTGACAAGGACCCTACCACTAGGCGCATCTTCGAGGACATTCTTGCGCAGGAAGAAGAGCACGCCGATGACCTGGCGGGCTTGCTCGACGGTATGAACTAA